From Myxococcus xanthus, a single genomic window includes:
- a CDS encoding tRNA-(ms[2]io[6]A)-hydroxylase, whose protein sequence is MSRPTPSRRPLSGEGPVILHAATDPRWLPLALERFDEVLVDHAHCEKKAAANALSMLQAYPDLPGLPSQMARLAREESAHLARVLDLMAARGLTLTKDAGDPYAQGLQKLIRTPAAERRMDRLLVAAVIEARSCERLSLLAEGLTDPALARFYGELAQSEDGHQSLFYRLAVTASEGDETSVKARLEWMLEREAQVITDVGLRAAIH, encoded by the coding sequence ATGAGCCGTCCCACGCCTTCCCGCCGTCCCCTCTCTGGAGAGGGCCCCGTCATTCTTCACGCCGCCACCGACCCGCGCTGGCTGCCCCTGGCGCTCGAGCGGTTCGACGAGGTGCTGGTGGACCATGCCCACTGCGAGAAGAAGGCCGCCGCCAACGCGCTGTCCATGCTCCAGGCCTACCCGGACCTGCCCGGGCTGCCCTCGCAGATGGCGCGGCTGGCGCGCGAGGAGAGCGCTCACCTGGCCCGCGTATTGGACTTGATGGCGGCGCGCGGCCTCACGCTGACCAAGGACGCGGGAGACCCCTACGCCCAAGGCCTGCAGAAGCTGATTCGCACGCCCGCCGCCGAGCGCCGCATGGACCGGCTGCTGGTGGCCGCCGTCATCGAAGCCCGCTCCTGCGAGCGGCTGTCCCTGCTGGCCGAAGGCCTCACCGACCCGGCCCTGGCGCGCTTCTACGGCGAGCTGGCCCAGTCCGAGGACGGCCATCAGTCCCTCTTCTACCGGCTGGCCGTCACCGCGTCCGAAGGCGACGAAACCAGCGTGAAGGCGCGGCTGGAGTGGATGCTGGAGCGCGAGGCGCAGGTCATCACCGACGTGGGGCTGCGCGCCGCCATCCACTGA
- a CDS encoding GNAT family N-acetyltransferase — MPVTVEQLGPHDAEALRGLLSKDPVHNLYLLGLLEEFGIAPRGRVPFAFYGRFDSQVLTAAVFVGGDGGLVVPSASDAGATSVIADALSSRLTLRSTVGDKSSVDALLRSLAPGKPRLSRTQRLFSVSADDLGPFTNPLLRLAKEEDLPRLLPLAQGYVREVHERDPLAEDPRGYEARVIQRVRQRRTYVLEENGALVFKVDIGSRSQYGAELEGLYTLPAERKKGHALLCLGQISRHLLSSLPRLTLRIDERDESTARIARKVGYLAGRTWRLVLVE; from the coding sequence ATGCCCGTTACCGTCGAACAGCTTGGTCCCCATGACGCGGAAGCCCTTCGGGGGCTCCTGTCGAAGGACCCGGTCCACAACCTCTACCTGCTGGGGTTGCTGGAGGAGTTCGGCATCGCCCCCCGCGGCAGGGTGCCCTTTGCCTTCTACGGTCGCTTCGACAGCCAGGTCCTCACCGCCGCCGTGTTCGTGGGTGGCGACGGCGGGCTGGTGGTGCCCAGCGCGAGCGATGCGGGCGCCACCAGCGTCATCGCGGACGCGCTGTCCTCGCGCCTGACGCTGCGCTCCACCGTGGGCGACAAATCGTCGGTGGACGCGCTGCTGCGCAGCCTGGCCCCAGGCAAGCCACGCCTGTCGCGCACGCAGCGGCTGTTCAGCGTGTCGGCGGATGACCTGGGCCCCTTCACCAACCCGCTCTTGCGCCTGGCGAAGGAAGAGGACCTGCCCCGGCTGCTGCCATTGGCCCAGGGCTACGTGCGCGAGGTGCACGAGCGAGACCCATTGGCCGAGGACCCGCGCGGCTACGAGGCCCGCGTCATCCAGCGCGTGCGCCAGCGCCGCACCTACGTGTTGGAGGAGAATGGCGCGCTGGTGTTCAAGGTGGATATCGGCAGCCGCTCCCAGTACGGCGCGGAACTGGAGGGCCTCTACACGCTGCCCGCCGAGCGCAAGAAGGGCCACGCCCTGCTGTGCCTGGGCCAGATTTCCCGCCACCTGCTGTCCTCGCTGCCGCGGCTGACCCTGCGCATCGACGAGCGGGACGAGAGCACCGCCCGCATCGCCCGCAAGGTCGGCTACCTGGCCGGACGGACGTGGCGGCTCGTCCTGGTGGAGTAG